From one Paramormyrops kingsleyae isolate MSU_618 chromosome 1, PKINGS_0.4, whole genome shotgun sequence genomic stretch:
- the LOC111857488 gene encoding ileal sodium/bile acid cotransporter-like, with protein sequence MSSNGVLPPGCPGNSTVCVGISCLEPPNNFNQILSSVLSVVMTVMMGLVMFAMGCTVEVAKLWSHIRRPWGIVVGFLCQFGIMPFSAFALALAFDVLPLQAVVILIMGCCPGGSSSNILAYWMDGDMDLSISMTACSSILALGMMPLCLLIYTSTWTSAGTIQIPYQSIGITLVSLLVPIACGMYVKSKWPRAAKKILKVGSIMGIILIVIIAVVGGLLYQSSWVISPSLWIIGVVYPLVGFGLGFLLARFVGQPWYRCRTIALETGFQNAQLCSTIVQLSFKTEELEVMFAFPLIYSIFQLLMAVGAVAVYQVYKRRYEGGTEHSSCSAESAVKDKQDFSLENGGFEYDENGNTGAKLTHL encoded by the exons ATGTCTTCGAACGGCGTCCTCCCACCCGGGTGCCCGGGTAACTCCACCGTCTGTGTGGGGATCTCCTGCCTGGAGCCCCCCAACAACTTCAACCAGATCCTGAGCTCAGTCCTGAGCGTGGTCATGACAGTTATGATGGGCTTGGTCATGTTCGCCATGGGCTGCACCGTGGAAGTCGCCAAGCTATGGAGCCATATTCGCCGGCCCTGGGGCATCGTCGTGGGCTTCCTGTGCCAGTTTGGCATCATGCCCTTCTCAGCTTTTGCCCTGGCGCTAGCCTTTGATGTGTTGCCTCTTCAGGCAGTGGTCATTCTCATTATGGGCTGCTGTCCTGGGGGGTCGAGCTCCAACATTCTGGCCTACTGGATGGATGGGGACATGGATCTCAG TATTAGCATGACCGCCTGCTCCTCCATTCTGGCTTTGGGCATGATGCCTCTGTGTTTGCTCATCTACACCTCCACCTGGACCTCTGCTGGTACCATCCAGATCCCTTACCAGAGCATAG GCATAACGCTGGTTTCACTCCTGGTCCCCATTGCCTGTGGGATGTACGTGAAGAGCAAGTGGCCCAGAGCAGCAAAAAAGATCCTCAAA GTCGGCTCCATCATGGGCATCATCCTCATCGTCATCATCGCCGTGGTGGGCGGCCTGCTCTACCAGTCATCCTGGGTCATCTCACCCTCTCTGTGGATAATCGGAGTTGTTTACCCCTTGGTGGGTTTCGGCCTGGGTTTCCTGCTGGCTCGATTTGTGGGACAGCCTTGGTACAG GTGTCGTACCATCGCACTGGAGACAGGCTTCCAGAATGCCCAGCTGTGCAGCACCATCGTACAGCTGTCCTTCAAAACGGAGGAGCTGGAGGTCATGTTTGCCTTCCCGCTCATCTACAgcatcttccagctgctgatggctgtggGCGCCGTGGCTG TCTACCAGGTATACAAGAGACGATATGAGGGAGGAACTGAGCACAGCAGCTGCAGTGCGGAGTCTGCAGTGAAAGATAAGCAAGACTTTTCACTGGAGAATGGCGGCTTTGAGTATGATGAGAATGGTAACACTGGAGCCAAGCTAACCCACCTGTGA